The segment CCCCTGCGCCTCCGTTTTCGACAGCGCCGACGCCATCGGCGCCATCACTTGCGGCACCACGCTGAATATCCCGGTTATCAGCGAGGTTGCCAGCAGCACCCAGCGGTCTGGAGCCGAAGCGATCCCCATGAGCGCTACCGTGACGATCAGAAGCAGCGCCGTCGCGAGTCTGCGCCGCTCGACCATATCGCCTAGCGGCGCAAAGAACAGAAGTCCCAGGGCGTAACCGATCTGGGTGAGCATGGGGATATCGGCGGTCTCGCGCGCAGTCATGTGAAGGCTGCGCGCGATCTGACTCAGGAGCGGCTGACAGTAATAGAGATTAGCGGCAGTGACGGCAGCAGCTATCGCCATCGTGACGAGTTGAAGATTACTCAGTCCACCCGAGCCGGCGGACGTGGGCTCGGAGATAGGCGCGCGGACCGATTCGGACTTAACCAGAATTCTCACCATAGTTCACCTGATACGCCCAGCAGTACGCCGGCCACCAAGTACCCGGTGAAAACCACGAAGCCCTGTTGCGGGTCTTGATGAAGAAAAGCAGGCAGAAGGCGACGCGCACCAGCGGCACCAGCGTTAGGCTCATCAGCCCTCGGGTCATGATTGAGCGTGTGTTGCCTTGCAACGCGCGCATCATCAGGTGCCCGAATGTCAGGTAGTCCTTTACGCCAGCGTTGTGCTGCACGGCCCGGAAATGCATGAAATATTGGCCCCGCGTCAGGCTGATTGCGATTAGGCCCGCGATCAGCACAATCCCGGCCGCCGCCAGCACCGTGCGCAGGATTACGGGCGTCCACACGCACAGGATCCGATCTTCGTCTTGTGCCTTCATGCTCAGATTCGGGTAAGTGCGCGCCAGCCCATCACGATCGCGATCACGGCCAGGATTATCACGCAGCCGATGCGCAGCCATTTTACGTCGGCGTAGGGCAGGATACGGCTGCCCACCAGCGCGCCGGCGCCGGCAGTGACGCCGATCATGAAGTTGCTGGTCGCGCTGGAGACCTTGAGCGGAATGTGCATCAGGTAGTCCATCGCAATCACCTTGAGCGACCCCGATCCGATTCCCAGCAGACCCGACATCAACCCGGCGATGA is part of the Candidatus Binataceae bacterium genome and harbors:
- a CDS encoding DUF1634 domain-containing protein, which translates into the protein MKAQDEDRILCVWTPVILRTVLAAAGIVLIAGLIAISLTRGQYFMHFRAVQHNAGVKDYLTFGHLMMRALQGNTRSIMTRGLMSLTLVPLVRVAFCLLFFIKTRNRASWFSPGTWWPAYCWAYQVNYGENSG
- a CDS encoding TSUP family transporter — encoded protein: MALHYGVTNLAGGGAMMVIAGLMSGLLGIGSGSLKVIAMDYLMHIPLKVSSATSNFMIGVTAGAGALVGSRILPYADVKWLRIGCVIILAVIAIVMGWRALTRI